The region GCTGACCTACAAAGGCCCTGAGGTGGTTCTCGCTCCCGGCCATGAGGTTGCTGTAGACCTGCTTTATGTCCTCGTTGTCGGTCTCTGAAATCCACTTCTCAAGGTCCTCTATGTCGGTCTCTTCGATGAGTGCTCCCACCTTGAGGGCATCAACAGTGCTCTTACTTCCCTGCTCAACCAGCCGGTCGTAGAGGTTCTGGAGCTCCTCGTTCTGGAAGACTCCGATCTGGTCAAGCGTGTCCGGGGCTGTCAAGTTGTACTTCTCAATCAAGCTCAGCACAGCGTCCATATGCCTCTGCTCGCTGTTGGCTATGTTACTGAACACCGCCAGTCCTGTCTCGTTGTAGAGCGTGAGGTAGACATCCCTGGCGAGCTTTTCCTCCTCCACCA is a window of Thermococcus sp. DNA encoding:
- a CDS encoding DUF2202 domain-containing protein produces the protein MRKMWFGLGLIALLIGMTLGGVSAWRGQPGPNPYAGTAQSVVTPSSTLTTYYAPLSEDEINGLLYMVEEEKLARDVYLTLYNETGLAVFSNIANSEQRHMDAVLSLIEKYNLTAPDTLDQIGVFQNEELQNLYDRLVEQGSKSTVDALKVGALIEETDIEDLEKWISETDNEDIKQVYSNLMAGSENHLRAFVGQ